One Flexistipes sp. DNA window includes the following coding sequences:
- a CDS encoding TM1802 family CRISPR-associated protein, with protein MINSFANIGKSLLTNQKTSSEYEAKKRFLEQVAITPYIKNDKNALGKAICLNFNLNKDCAEFILSDDDLSSENKSKFFAHSQKGNTKNIFLNTSSIITLITSTASDSIKALTEDWKNWSKNNVDSDYINLLKQLMKKFYYYDQHTKKYILNPEKLSDKNKEKFYKIKEEKQEKNNEIIYKYLLNSLYFDRDSKNTNSFPNVTKLLINNQYILEHKENKFAQSYVNIIYYALLGSHFTKDKLENKICHVCNKKTTVLKSSYPLPMKFFGTTNFLFFNDLDNKKSYQSFAICEDCARDAFAGMKFVENNFNTYLFNITCFLIPNLAKEEHFESNL; from the coding sequence GTGATAAATAGTTTTGCGAATATTGGAAAATCTTTATTAACCAATCAAAAAACTTCATCAGAATATGAAGCTAAAAAAAGATTTTTAGAGCAGGTTGCCATCACACCATATATAAAAAATGACAAAAATGCTTTAGGAAAAGCCATATGTTTAAATTTTAACTTAAATAAAGATTGTGCTGAATTTATTTTATCTGATGACGATTTATCTTCAGAAAATAAATCTAAATTTTTTGCTCATTCCCAAAAAGGCAATACTAAAAATATTTTTCTTAATACAAGTTCCATTATAACACTCATTACAAGTACAGCTTCTGATTCAATTAAAGCACTAACAGAAGATTGGAAAAACTGGAGTAAAAACAATGTAGATAGCGATTATATTAACTTATTAAAACAGTTAATGAAGAAATTTTATTATTATGATCAACATACAAAAAAATATATTTTAAACCCAGAAAAGTTAAGTGATAAAAACAAAGAAAAGTTTTATAAAATAAAAGAAGAAAAGCAGGAAAAAAATAATGAAATTATTTATAAATATTTATTAAACAGTCTTTATTTTGATAGGGACTCCAAAAATACTAATAGCTTTCCAAATGTAACCAAACTGCTTATAAATAATCAATATATACTTGAACACAAAGAAAATAAATTTGCTCAATCATACGTTAATATTATATACTACGCTTTACTTGGAAGCCATTTTACAAAAGATAAATTAGAAAATAAAATCTGCCATGTTTGCAATAAAAAAACAACTGTATTAAAATCCAGCTATCCCTTACCAATGAAATTTTTTGGAACAACTAATTTTCTCTTTTTTAATGATTTAGATAACAAAAAGTCTTATCAATCTTTTGCAATTTGTGAGGATTGTGCAAGAGATGCTTTTGCAGGAATGAAATTCGTTGAGAATAATTTCAACACTTATTTATTTAATATTACATGTTTTCTAATTCCCAACCTTGCAAAAGAAGAACATTTTGAGTCTAATCT